Proteins encoded within one genomic window of Brassica rapa cultivar Chiifu-401-42 chromosome A09, CAAS_Brap_v3.01, whole genome shotgun sequence:
- the LOC103838424 gene encoding transcription termination factor MTERF4, chloroplastic — translation MSSLILHGRRFFELQKWRHFRFAVNIVLQNESPFSSASSTLQDGRKGHNFTVSSYLVDSLGFTTKLAESISSKVSFNDKVNPDSVLSLLRVHRFTDSQISTIITDYPQVLVADAERSLAPKLQFLKSRGASTSELTEVLSKVPKILGSKKDKTLSRYYDFVKDIVQADKSSKFKKLSPSSSLLSQGSKQENKIRNIIVLRELGMPQKLLFSLLTSHVQFVCGKDKFEESLKKVLEMGFDPTTTTLSFVGALRMLYALSDKTIKARVEVYERLGFSVEDVWAIFKEWPIFLGYAEKNIADSIETFLELGFSRDEFVMTVKRHPQCLGLSAELVKKKTEFLVKEMGWPIKAVVSNPSVLGNSMEKRMVPRCNVIKALMSKGLLGSELPSIHSVLVCTDQDFLKRYVRKYDDELLVAELMGIFTGGRVST, via the coding sequence ATGTCATCTCTGATACTCCACGGAAGAAGGTTCTTCGAGTTGCAGAAATGGCGTCATTTCCGATTCGCAGTGAACATCGTGCTGCAGAATGAATCTCCTTTCTCCTCTGCAAGTTCGACCCTTCAAGATGGTCGAAAAGGTCACAACTTTACTGTCTCTTCTTACCTCGTTGATTCGCTGGGTTTCACCACAAAACTCGCAGAATCCATCTCCAGTAAGGTGAGCTTTAACGACAAGGTTAACCCTGACTCTGTTCTGAGTCTACTTAGAGTCCATAGGTTCACAGATTCTCAGATCTCCACCATCATTACAGATTATCCACAAGTTCTTGTCGCAGATGCTGAGAGATCCCTTGCTCCCAAGCTTCAGTTTTTAAAATCAAGAGGAGCTTCAACCTCTGAACTCACTGAGGTTCTCTCCAAAGTCCCTAAGATATTGGGATCCAAAAAGGACAAAACTTTAAGCAGATACTACGATTTCGTCAAGGACATTGTACAAGCCGACAAGAGTTCCAAGTTCAAGAAGctgtctccttcttcttctttgctgtCACAGGGTAGTAAACAGGAGAACAAGATTAGGAACATAATAGTTCTGAGAGAATTAGGGATGCCTCAGAAGTTGTTGTTCTCATTGCTAACATCCCATGTACAGTTTGTATGCGGGAAAGACAAGTTTGAGGAGTCACTCAAGAAGGTCCTTGAGATGGGTTTTGatcccaccaccaccaccctTAGTTTTGTTGGAGCTCTGCGCATGCTTTACGCATTGAGCGACAAAACCATTAAAGCAAGAGTTGAAGTCTACGAAAGGCTAGGCTTTTCAGTGGAGGACGTGTGGGCAATCTTCAAGGAGTGGCCAATCTTCCTGGGATACGCGGAGAAGAATATAGCTGACTCTATTGAGACATTTCTAGAGCTTGGATTCAGCAGAGATGAGTTTGTGATGACTGTGAAGCGTCATCCTCAGTGCCTTGGATTATCTGCTGagttggtgaagaagaagactgagTTTTTGGTGAAGGAGATGGGTTGGCCGATAAAGGCTGTGGTTTCAAACCCTTCAGTACTTGGAAACAGCATGGAGAAGAGGATGGTACCTAGGTGTAATGTAATCAAAGCTCTCATGAGTAAAGGATTGCTTGGAAGTGAACTCCCTTCTATACACTCTGTTTTGGTATGTACAGATCAGGATTTTTTGAAAAGGTATGTGAGGAAATATGATGATGAGCTGCTTGTGGCTGAGCTGATGGGTATTTTCACCGGAGGTCGTGTTTCAACTTGA
- the LOC103838425 gene encoding uncharacterized protein LOC103838425: MLSLILHGRNSLELQRCRHLRFAVNPLQYSSAFSSAADASLQDGRKAHNFTASYLVASLGFTTKLAESISKKVSFEDNVNPQSVLSLLRSHGFRDSHISSIITNYPGLLTLDAERSLAPKLKFLKSRGASTSELTEILSKVPKILRIKKDKTLSRYYDFVKEIVQADKSSSSEFEVSLPLPHGPSKIRNVFALRQLGMPQDLLFPLLISQSGAVNGKVRFEESLKKVLEMGFDPTTSRFVQALRMLYQMSEKTIQEKVNVYTRLGLSGEDVWEMFKKWPTFMTNSEKKITQTFETFSKCGLVEEEILSAFKKFPQCIGASEHNCVDTFLGLGFSKDDVAVIFKRLPLCVSYSTEMVKRKTEFVVKEMNWPLQAVVSFPGVLGLSMEKRVVPRCNVIKALMKKGLLGSDEPPPVGSALACTDELFLRRYVRKHDDDEELVAELMAILRGSRAS; this comes from the coding sequence ATGCTTTCTCTGATTCTCCACGGAAGAAACTCTCTGGAGCTGCAGAGATGTCGTCACTTGCGATTCGCAGTGAACCCTCTTCAATATTCATCTGCTTTTTCCTCTGCTGCAGATGCGTCCCTTCAAGATGGGCGAAAAGCTCACAACTTTACAGCCTCTTACCTCGTTGCATCACTGGGTTTCACCACAAAACTCGCAGAATCAATCTCAAAGAAAGTCAGCTTCGAAGACAATGTCAATCCTCAATCAGTTCTGAGTCTTCTTAGAAGCCATGGGTTCAGAGATTCTCACATCTCCAGCATCATCACAAACTATCCAGGACTACTTACACTAGACGCTGAGAGATCCCTAGCTCCCAAGCTCAAGTTCCTAAAGTCGAGAGGAGCTTCAACCTCCGAGCTCACTGAGATTCTCTCCAAAGTCCCCAAGATCTTGAGAATCAAAAAGGACAAAACTTTAAGCAGATACTACGATTTCGTCAAAGAGATAGTACAAGCCGACAAGAGTAGCAGCTCCGAGTTCGAAGTCTCCTTACCATTACCACACGGTCCCAGCAAGATCAGAAACGTTTTCGCTTTGAGACAGTTAGGCATGCCTCAGGACCTCTTGTTCCCTTTGCTCATCTCCCAGAGCGGTGCTGTAAACGGCAAAGTCAGATTCGAAGAGTCTCTCAAGAAGGTTCTCGAGATGGGTTTCGATCCCACAACCTCCAGGTTCGTGCAAGCTCTCCGCATGCTTTACCAGATGAGCGAGAAGACGATACAAGAGAAGGTCAACGTGTACACAAGGTTAGGCTTGAGTGGTGAAGACGTGTGGGAGATGTTCAAGAAATGGCCTACTTTTATGACCAACTCCGAGAAGAAGATTACTCAGACGTTTGAGACTTTCAGCAAGTGTGGGCTTGTGGAGGAAGAGATCCTCTCCGCGTTCAAGAAGTTTCCGCAGTGTATTGGTGCTTCGGAGCATAACTGTGTTGATACGTTTCTAGGGCTGGGGTTTAGTAAAGATGACGTGGCGGTGATTTTCAAGCGGTTACCACTTTGTGTTAGCTATTCTACGGAGATGGTGAAGAGGAAGACTGAGTTTGTCGTGAAGGAGATGAATTGGCCGTTACAGGCCGTTGTTTCTTTCCCCGGTGTGCTTGGGTTGAGCATGGAGAAGAGGGTTGTGCCGAGGTGTAATGTGATCAAAGCTCTCATGAAGAAAGGTTTGCTGGGAAGTGATGAACCCCCTCCGGTGGGGTCTGCGTTGGCGTGTACGGATGAATTGTTTTTGAGAAGGTATGTGAGGAAGCACGATGATGATGAGGAGCTTGTGGCTGAGCTGATGGCTATCTTGAGAGGATCTCGTGCCTCATAG
- the LOC103838420 gene encoding uncharacterized protein LOC103838420 isoform X1: MNVANRESMLQKIQMPVFAGTQPYVWVTEVERWFTIGKYEDDEKLELVGLSLEGKVKKWFGWELKRKGFASWFEFKEKLILRFSESIEDEPASRLFAIKQTGSVSDYISEFEEFSTLVPNLDDDHLIKIFYNGLNQEMKEVIRMKEPKGLENHIAAVLRMESSAFCKVVSEATKKGAVTQPKPFTNPLKSSSGYNSQRSSSEAATKYNSGQQSNTSTAVTKKDQSIQSSSTDTRPRMKYSKEELDRMRREFICFKCGANGWTRAHKCPNQELRILMVTNGWELEVLDDQERDDIELTESSKSRELMTLSLNSFLGRHSPKTTKLYGKIANLEVIVMLDSGASHNFITPKVVQRLKLQICAETSFDIQLGNGVTVQSSGVCVDVQFQLANAEFTSDFITLELGMVDVILGIQWLETLGKCEVDWKAQELSFVHNGNKVTLFGDPTLHCSKLSMKSLAPISTTDVKGRVELYTSASEVTLPIPCIPLTLAKLLESFDHVFALPTGLPPFRGIDHAINLQPGVSAISVRPYRYPHATKVIMEKMVNEMLESGIIRISTSPFSSPVLLVKKKMELGDSVLITER, encoded by the coding sequence ATGAATGTTGCGAATAGAGAGTCGATGTTGCAGAAAATACAGATGCCAGTTTTTGCGGGAACGCAACCTTATGTGTGGGTTACAGAGGTCGAAAGATGGTTTACTATTGGGAAGTATGAGGATGATGAAAAGCTGGAGCTGGTTGGGTTGAGTTTAGAAGGAAAGGTTAAGAAATGGTTTGGATGGGAGTTGAAACGAAAGGGATTTGCTAGCTGGTTTGAATTTAAAGAGAAGTTGATTCTGCGATTTTCAGAGTCAATTGAAGATGAACCTGCAAGCAGACTCTTTGCTATCAAGCAAACAGGGTCAGTGAGCGATTACATCTCAGAATTTGAGGAGTTCTCAACGCTAGTGCCGAACTTAGACGATGACCATCTGATCAAGATCTTTTACAACGGTCTCAATCAGGAAATGAAGGAGGTGATTAGAATGAAGGAACCTAAGGGGCTGGAGAACCATATTGCCGCAGTCCTACGAATGGAATCGAGTGCTTTTTGTAAAGTGGTGAGCGAAGCAACCAAGAAGGGGGCAGTGACGCAACCGAAACCCTTTACAAACCCACTGAAGTCATCTTCCGGGTACAACTCACAGAGATCAAGTTCGGAGGCTGCAACCAAATACAATTCAGGTCAACAGTCAAATACAAGCACTGCGGTAACTAAGAAAGATCAGAGTATTCAGAGCAGCTCTACAGATACTCGTCCTCGAATGAAATATTCGAAGGAAGAGTTAGATAGGATGCGAAGGGAGTTCATTTGTTTCAAGTGTGGGGCAAATGGGTGGACTCGAGCCCATAAATGTCCTAATCAAGAGCTGCGAATTCTTATGGTAACCAATGGATGGGAACTGGAAGTGTTAGATGATCAGGAAAGAGATGACATTGAGCTGACGGAATCATCTAAGTCTCGAGAGTTGATGACATTATCACTCAATTCATTCTTGGGTCGTCATTCACCAAAGACAACCAAACTCTATGGCAAGATTGCTAACCTTGAGGTGATCGTGATGCTAGACAGTGGGGCTTCACATAACTTCATCACGCCAAAAGTGGTCCAGCGTCTGAAGCTGCAGATTTGTGCTGAAACAAGCTTCGACATTCAGCTAGGAAACGGTGTCACAGTACAGAGTTCAGGGGTGTGTGTTGATGTTCAGTTTCAACTAGCAAATGCAGAGTTCACATCAGACTTCATCACGTTGGAATTAGGGATGGTGGATGTTATTTTAGGAATTCAATGGCTTGAGACTTTAGGAAAATGCGAGGTGGATTGGAAGGCGCAGGAACTGTCCTTTGTTCATAATGGGAACAAAGTGACACTGTTCGGGGATCCAACACTCCATTGTTCCAAACTCTCGATGAAGTCATTGGCTCCTATCTCAACTACTGATGTTAAAGGAAGAGTAGAGCTTTATACATCAGCAAGTGAGGTAACATTACCCATTCCGTGTATTCCGTTGACGTTGGCGAAACTCTTGGAATCCTTTGATCATGTATTTGCCCTCCCTACGGGTCTACCTCCCTTTAGAGGCATTGATCACGCAATAAATTTGCAACCAGGAGTTTCCGCCATCTCCGTGAGACCATACCGTTACCCACACGCAACAAAGGTGATTATGGAAAAGATGGTGAATGAAATGTTGGAATCAGGAATCATCAGAATCAGTACAAGTCCGTTCTCAAGTCCGGTCTTGTTGGTCAAAAAAAAGATGGAACTTGGAGATTCTGTATTGATTACAGAGCGCTGA
- the LOC103838420 gene encoding uncharacterized protein LOC103838420 isoform X2, whose product MTSEAPSWADQWGTGGIGEMPEEDNTKSAGGKKSGTTKAKIIDFMSFKWMKNLVHKKKTKDSNSLK is encoded by the coding sequence ATGACAAGTGAAGCCCCAAGTTGGGCTGATCAATGGGGAACTGGAGGGATCGGAGAGATGCCGGAGGAAGATAACACCAAAAGTGCCGGCGGTAAGAAGTCCGGCACGACCAAAGCCAAGATTATTGACTTCATGAGTTTCAAGTGGATGAAGAATCTTGTgcacaagaagaagacaaaagacTCTAAttctttaaaatga
- the LOC103838422 gene encoding transcription termination factor MTERF2, chloroplastic — MYSLILHVKRSTELQKLVFSAYSKPSFSSSATTKGQNFTVSTYLIESLGFTPKLAESISKKVSFNDKGINPDSVLSLFRSYGFTESQISTIITDYPKLLLLDAETSLAPKLKFLHSMKGASTSEFTEIVSTVPKLLGKRGDKTLSVYYDFVRDVIHKCQVLSHSSSPQGNLENKIRNVTALRELGVPQRSLFHLLVSRYQPVCGKERFQESLKKVVEKGFDPTTSKFVQALHVVYQLSDRTVEEKVDVYKRLGFSVEDVWDMFKKWPNSLKFSGKKVTQTFETLKQCGLTDEEVVALLKKNPQFLRVSEENIGSSIETFLALGFSRGEFAMMIKRYPVCIGFSAETVKKKTEFLVEEMDWSLEAVVSHPQVFSYSMEKRMVPRCSVIRALMSKGLLGSELPSVCSVLACTDKMFLRRYVRKHDDKGLVAELMAIFTRVHKVGLVQ; from the coding sequence ATGTATTCTCTGATACTCCATGTAAAGAGGTCTACCGAGTTACAGAAGCTCGTATTCTCTGCTTACTCCAAAccctccttctcctcctctgCTACAACTAAAGGTCAAAACTTTACAGTCTCTACTTACCTCATTGAATCTCTGGGTTTCACTCCAAAACTCGCAGAGTCCATCTCAAAGAAAGTCAGCTTTAACGACAAGGGCATCAACCCTGATTCAGTTCTGTCTCTTTTCAGAAGCTACGGATTCACAGAGTCTCAGATCTCCACCATCATCACAGACTACCCCAAACTGCTTCTACTAGACGCTGAGACCTCTCTCGCCCCCAAGCTTAAGTTCTTGCATTCAATGAAAGGAGCTTCAACCTCCGAGTTCACAGAGATTGTCTCCACGGTTCCTAAGCTCTTGGGGAAAAGAGGCGACAAGACTCTCAGTGTCTACTACGACTTCGTCAGAGATGTTATACACAAGTGCCAAGTGTTGTCTCACTCTTCTTCGCCACAGGGGAATCTTGAGAATAAGATCAGAAACGTAACGGCTTTGAGAGAGTTAGGCGTGCCTCAGAGGTCGTTGTTTCACTTGCTTGTCTCTCGTTATCAACCTGTTTGCGGGAAAGAGAGGTTTCAAGAATCGCTCAAGAAGGTTGTTGAGAAAGGGTTTGATCCGACAACCTCGAAGTTTGTCCAAGCTTTACACGTTGTTTACCAGCTTAGCGACAGAACAGTAGAAGAGAAAGTAGATGTCTATAAAAGGCTAGGATTCTCTGTTGAGGATGTGTGGGACATGTTCAAGAAATGGCCTAACTCTCTCAAGTTCTCTGGGAAGAAGGTTACTCAGACGTTTGAGACGCTGAAGCAGTGTGGTCTGACTGATGAAGAGGTTGTGGCATTGTTGAAGAAGAATCCGCAGTTCTTACGCGTTTCAGAGGAGAACATTGGCAGCTCCATTGAGACGTTTCTAGCGCTGGGATTCAGCAGGGGTGAGTTTGCGATGATGATCAAGAGGTATCCTGTGTGCATTGGGTTTTCTGCAGAGACGGTTAAGAAGAAGACTGAGTTTCTTGTGGAGGAGATGGATTGGTCATTAGAAGCTGTGGTTTCTCACCCTCAGGTGTTTTCTTACAGCATGGAGAAGAGGATGGTGCCAAGGTGTAGCGTTATCAGAGCTCTTATGTCTAAAGGATTGCTTGGGAGTGAACTTCCTTCAGTGTGTTCTGTTTTGGCATGTACCGATAAGATGTTTTTAAGAAGGTATGTGAGGAAGCATGATGACAAGGGGCTTGTGGCTGAGTTGATGGCTATCTTCACCAGAGTTCATAAGGTAGGCCTAGTACAATGA
- the LOC103838423 gene encoding transcription termination factor MTERF8, chloroplastic-like has translation MSSSLILHGRRRFFDLQKWHHLRSAVQNASAFSSAAAIVSRKGHNFTVSTYLVKSLGFTTKLAESISRKVSFNEKVNPDSVLNLFRTHGFTDSQISTIITGYPHVLIADSETCLAPKLQFLKSRGASTSELTEVLSKVPKVLVSKKDKALSVYYDFVKDIIEADKSSKFKKLSPSSSLLPQGRKQENKMRNITVLRELGMPQKLLFSLLTSNAQLVSGKDKFEESLKKVLEMGFDPTTTTLSFVGALHMLCGLSDKTIKARVEVYKRLGFSVEDVWAIFKEWPIFLGYAEKNIADSIETFLELGFSRDEFVMIVKRHPQCLGLSAELVKKKTEFLVEEMNWPLKAVVSHPQVLGYSMEKRMVPRCNVIKALMTKGLLESVFPSLSFVLACTNEMFLERYVMKHDDDEQVLAELMGIFTRGHVSTK, from the exons ATGTCTTCTTCGCTGATACTCCATGGAAGAAGAAGGTTCTTCGACTTGCAAAAATGGCATCATTTGAGATCCGCAGTGCAAAATGCATCTGCTTTCTCCTCTGCTGCTGCAATTGTGAGTCGAAAAGGTCATAACTTTACGGTCTCTACTTACCTCGTTAAATCTCTAGGGTTCACCACAAAACTCGCAGAATCCATCTCCAGGAAGGTGAGCTTTAACGAAAAGGTTAACCCAGATTCTGTTCTGAATCTCTTTAGGACTCATGGGTTCACAGATTCTCAGATCTCCACCATCATCACAGGTTACCCACACGTTCTTATCGCAGATTCTGAGACTTGTCTTGCTCCCAAGCTTCAGTTTTTAAAGTCAAGAGGAGCTTCAACCTCTGAGCTCACTGAGGTTCTCTCCAAAGTTCCTAAAGTCCTTGTTTCCAAAAAGGACAAAGCTTTAAGCGTATACTATGACTTCGTCAAAGATATTATAGAAGCTGACAAGAGTTCCAAGTTCAAGAAGttgtctccttcttcttctttgctgcCACAGGGTAGGAAACAGGAGAACAAGATGAGGAACATAACAGTTCTGAGAGAATTAGGGATGCCTCAGAAGTTGTTATTCTCATTGCTAACATCCAATGCGCAGCTTGTAAGTGGGAAAGACAAGTTTGAAGAGTCACTCAAGAAGGTCCTTGAGATGGGTTTTGatcccaccaccaccaccctTAGTTTTGTTGGAGCTCTGCATATGCTTTGCGGATTGAGCGACAAAACAATTAAAGCAAGAGTTGAAGTCTACAAAAGGCTAGGCTTTTCAGTGGAGGACGTGTGG GCAATCTTCAAGGAGTGGCCAATCTTCCTGGGATACGCGGAGAAGAATATAGCTGACTCTATTGAGACATTTCTAGAGCTAGGCTTCAGCAGAGATGAGTTTGTGATGATTGTCAAGCGTCATCCTCAGTGCCTTGGATTATCTGCTGagttggtgaagaagaagactgagTTTTTGGTGGAGGAGATGAATTGGCCGCTTAAGGCTGTGGTTTCTCACCCTCAGGTACTTGGATACAGCATGGAGAAGAGGATGGTACCGAGGTGTAATGTAATCAAAGCTCTCATGACTAAAGGATTGCTTGAAAGTGTATTCCCTTCACTATCTTTTGTCTTGGCATGTACCAATGAGATGTTTTTAGAAAGGTATGTGATGAagcatgatgatgatgagcagGTTTTGGCTGAGTTGATGGGTATTTTCACCAGAGGTCATGTTTCAACTAAATGA